ACCGGCGAGCGGCGCGCTGAAGGCCCCCGCGATCGCCGCCGCGGCGCCGCAGCCGACCATGATTCGCTGGTCGTTGCGGCGGAGATGAAAACCGCGGCCGAGCGAGGCCGCGAGGCCGCTGGACAGCTGGGTATAGCCGGCCTCGAGCCCGACCGAGCCGCCGACGCCGCTCGACCAGATCGTCTGCAGCGCCACGATCACGCTGCCGCGGAACGACATCCGGCCGCCATAAAGCGCGTTGGCCTCGATCGGGTCGATTTCCCGGGCCGGCCGGACCCGAAGCAGCAGCAGGAACGCCACTCCAAGCACCAGTCCGCCAACCGTGGGAACCACGAGGGCGCGCGCGGGGTCGATGCTCGGCTGGCTCGACAGCCGTTCTCCCAGCGGCAGATTGAACAGCACCGAATGCAGCACCGTCACGAGGCCGCTCATGACCGCCACCACGAGGCCGCCAATGGCGCCAATCAGCACCGCCAGCACCACGAGGCTGGTCTCGTGCGCACGCACGAATGCGCGCAACCGGCGCGGCGCCTCGATATAGCTTGTGGTCGTCGTCATCGGCAGGGTCCGTCACTGGCCGACAGGGCCTTTGCGGCTCCCTTTACGGGCCTCGCGGGCGGGAGGCAATCGGGGCAGGAACATGGCAGGGCATGGCGGATAAGCCGCTCATTGCTCTTCACAATCCCGTCACGCTGCCTGTAGTATGTGAGTGCGTGCTGCTTCGCAGCTAATGGGAGTCAGGAGCGTTATTTGAACGCACATGTCTCGCAAGGCGGTTGGCCGGTGCTGGTCTTGAATGCGGACTTCCGGCCGCTGAGTTATTACCCGCTGTCGCTCTGGTCCTGGCAGGACGCGATCAAGGCGGTGTTCCTCGATCGTGTCAACATCGTCGAATATTACGACCGCGCGGTACGAAGTCCTTCCTTCGAAATCCAGTTGCCCAGCGTCGTATCCCTGAAATCCTTCGTCAAGCCGACCACCCACCCCGCCTTCACCCGGTTCAACGTTTTCCTTCGCGACCGATTCAGCTGCCAATATTGCCTGTCGGCCGACGACCTCACCTTCGATCACATCATTCCGCGCAGCAAGGGTGGCCAGACCACCTGGGAGAACGTCGTCGCCGCCTGCTCGCCCTGCAATCTGCGCAAGGGCAATTTGACGCCGCAGCAGGCCAAGATGTTTCCGAAGCAGACGCCGTACGCCCCAACCGTGCATCAGCTCCACCGCAACGGCCGGCTGTTCCCGCCGAACTATCTGCACGAGAGCTGGCTCGACTATCTCTACTGGGATACGGAGCTCGATCCGTAGCGCGGCGCTGCAGCAGCCGTATGCGTGGCGGCAGCCGCAGTTCGTAGCTATGCCGGCTGCTTGGTGAGGGCCGCCTCGCCCTCATCGCGTCCGGGAACGCTGACGTGGACCTCGTGACCCAGCCTGATTGCCAGCGCAGCGGCAGCCGCCGCCGACTCGAATGCAGCTTCCTTGGTGGCGTATCCGGCATTGAGATTGCCGTCGTGCAGGACGCCCCACTCCTCGCCGGCTGGAATTACCGCATATTGAGCCAATCCCATCATCTCCTCCTTGCGCGAACAGTGCAGCGCATCCGCGCGCCTTCGAATGAGGCCTCAACAATGCCCTCGGAGCGAGGTTCCTAAGCCGACCCGGTTCGGCTGCGACACAATTAGGAACGAAGCTGCATCGGCCGCGTCGGACTATGTTGTTACAAGCAGGACGCCAACCATGGTCCGAGAAGGTCCCGCTGAGCCAGCTCCGGCAAGTACCGCGGAGACAACGCAGGCGATACGGGCGCGTCCCTACGGGATGATGATCACGTCTGCGATCATCGCACTCGTGATCGCCGTCCTGGCTTACACGCTGACGCGATAGCTAGCGGTCACGCGCGAGGGCACGTCTCGAGCAAAGGCTCCGGGATCGTGCGGTCTGTCGCCATGCGTATCGCGGCATGCGCGTTGCGCAGAAATCAATCATCCATGGCTTCGTTCCGCGTTTCTGCGCGTTCATGGAACATGCCCGATCGCAAAGCGACGTCTTCTGCGCCTGCACACGTTGGCCCCTGCTCGCCGTGAACTTCCTCATGGCAGACATGCAGTCGCGGATTGGGCCGTTCGTCGGGGTTTTCCTCCAGTTGCACGGCTGAACCAGCGGCTTGATCGGGACGGCGCTCACGTTCGGTAGTGTCGCGGGCATGCTGATCACGACGCCGATCAGCGGCTGCATCGATACGACCGACCACAAGCGCGCCTGGGTGATCGTGCCTGGTGTCGCCGTCGTAGCGGCGTCGATCGTCATCCTGATGTCGCAAAGCTTCTGGGCCGTCGCCCTGTCCTAGGTTGCGGCATGCAGTACGGCTACGTGACGGTCTTCCTTCTCGCCGCCTTGTTTGGCGCGATCACGATCGCTTGCGTCCTGATGATTCCGGGGGAGTCTGTCGGTCGCAAGCTGGATCATCTTCCGATCGACCGTGCAGAAATACTGACGGCCTCTCACGCGTGATCGCATCTGCGTGATCATCCACGCCTTCGATGCAATATGGTTGTATCCTATTAGTTTGTATCCTATCTAATTTGCATGGCTCCGTCGCAATCCCATATCCACGCCGAGATCGGCCGCCTGATCACCAGGCTTGGCCGGATCTGGCGTCGCGAGTCGGATCAGGCGCTGTCCGATCACGGCCTGTCCTACGCGACGGCGATCCCGCTGCTGGTGCTGTCGCGGCAGGGGGAGAACGTCCGGCAGGGCGTGCTCGCCGACGAACTGGGGATCGAGGGACCTTCGCTGGTGCGGCTGATCGATCTGCTGCAGTCCGAAGGCCTGGTCGAGCGTCGTGAGGATCCGACCGACCGGCGCGCCAAGACGCTGCATCTCACCGCGGCCGGCGAAGCCAAGGTCGAGGAGACCAACCGGGTGCTGCGCCGGGTGCGGGCCAGCGTGCTCAAGGATATCGGCAGCGAGGAGCTTGCGGTAACCTTCGAGACGCTGCAGCGCATCGACGAGCGAGCGAGCCGCCTGCACGACGCCAAGGCCGCTCCAGCCAAGACTGCTCCAGCCAAGACCACGCCAGAGGCGAAATAGTCATGCGCGCGGAAGAGCCGTTCCTGGTCCGCCACGCGGATCTGATCTTCGCGTTGAAGACGTTCGCCGCGTCGATGCTGGCGCTGGTCATCGCACTGGCGATCGATCTGCCGCGGCCCTATTGGGCGATGGCGACGGTCTATATCACGTCGCAGCCGCTGGCCGGCGCGACCAGCTCGAAGGCGTTCTTCCGCGTGATCGGCACCCTGGTCGGCGCGAGCATGACGGTCGCCCTGGTGCCGAACCTGATCAACGCGCCGGAGCTGCTGTGCCTCGCGATCGCGCTCTGGGTCGGACTCTGCCTCTACCTTTCGCTGCTCGACGGCACGCCGCGCAGCTATGTCTTCATGCTGGGCGGCTACACCGTCGCACTGATCGGCTTTCCGTCGGTGGCCGACCCCGGCAGCATCTTCGATGTCGCGCTGGCGCGGGTCGAGGAGATCTCGCTCGGCATCATCTGTGCGAGCCTGGTGTCGACCGTGGTGTTTCCGCGCAGCGTCGCGCCGGCGGTCGGCGGCCGCGTCGGGAGCTGGCTGTCGGATGCGCGCCGGCTGTCCCGCGACGTGCTGCTCGATCACGGGACCAGCGAGACGCGAAGGGCGCAGCGGCTTCGCCTTGCGACCGACATCGTCGAGATCGATACGCTGGCGACCCATGTCGCCTATGACCGGCTCGCCGAAATCGGCACCGTGCGCGGCCTCGGCGAGATCCGGCTGCGCATGCTGATGCTGTTGCCGATCATCACGTCGATCGAAGACCGGCTCGCCGCGCTCGGCGAAGCGGCGCTGCAAAGGCAGCCGGAGCTGCGGCACCTGATCAGCGATCTCGCCGCCTGGATCATCGACGACGATCGCCAACGGCAATCCGGCGACGAGATCCGCGCTGCGATCGCCGAGCGGCAGTCTGCCCTCGACGGCCTCGCGCCGCGGGAGCGCATCATCACGATCAGCCTGCTGCTCCGGCTCCGCGAGCTGGTCGACATCTCGGCCGACTGCCGCGCAATCGGCGATGCGATTGCCGCGGGCCGGGATATCTCCAGCGTGCCGCTGGCATTCCACCCGGAATCCGGGGCCGCGCCGGTCCGTCATCGCGACCACGGCATGGCGCTGTGGTCGGCCGCGGGGGCGGCGGTCGCCATCCTGATCTGCTGCGGCCTGTGGATTGCGACCGGCTGGGCCGACGGCGCCTCGGCGCCGATGATGGCCGCGGTCGCCTGCTCCTTCTTCGCCGCGCAGGATGAGCCGGCGCGCAGCATCCGGGCCTTCGGCCTGTTTTCGCTGGTCGCGATCGTCGTCGTCGCGATCTATCAGTTCGCGCTGGTGCCGGGCATCTCCCATGTCGAGGTGCTGATCGCCGCGCTGGCGCCGACCTTCCTGACGTACGGCTTCCTGATCGCGCGGCCCAAAACCGCGCCGATCGGCATGGCGCTCGCCGCCAACACCGCGACGCTGCTGGCGCTGCAATCGACCTACAGCGCGGATTTTGCCAGCTTTGCCAA
This Bradyrhizobium sp. CCBAU 53421 DNA region includes the following protein-coding sequences:
- a CDS encoding HNH endonuclease, translated to MNAHVSQGGWPVLVLNADFRPLSYYPLSLWSWQDAIKAVFLDRVNIVEYYDRAVRSPSFEIQLPSVVSLKSFVKPTTHPAFTRFNVFLRDRFSCQYCLSADDLTFDHIIPRSKGGQTTWENVVAACSPCNLRKGNLTPQQAKMFPKQTPYAPTVHQLHRNGRLFPPNYLHESWLDYLYWDTELDP
- a CDS encoding MarR family winged helix-turn-helix transcriptional regulator; amino-acid sequence: MAPSQSHIHAEIGRLITRLGRIWRRESDQALSDHGLSYATAIPLLVLSRQGENVRQGVLADELGIEGPSLVRLIDLLQSEGLVERREDPTDRRAKTLHLTAAGEAKVEETNRVLRRVRASVLKDIGSEELAVTFETLQRIDERASRLHDAKAAPAKTAPAKTTPEAK
- a CDS encoding FUSC family protein; the encoded protein is MRAEEPFLVRHADLIFALKTFAASMLALVIALAIDLPRPYWAMATVYITSQPLAGATSSKAFFRVIGTLVGASMTVALVPNLINAPELLCLAIALWVGLCLYLSLLDGTPRSYVFMLGGYTVALIGFPSVADPGSIFDVALARVEEISLGIICASLVSTVVFPRSVAPAVGGRVGSWLSDARRLSRDVLLDHGTSETRRAQRLRLATDIVEIDTLATHVAYDRLAEIGTVRGLGEIRLRMLMLLPIITSIEDRLAALGEAALQRQPELRHLISDLAAWIIDDDRQRQSGDEIRAAIAERQSALDGLAPRERIITISLLLRLRELVDISADCRAIGDAIAAGRDISSVPLAFHPESGAAPVRHRDHGMALWSAAGAAVAILICCGLWIATGWADGASAPMMAAVACSFFAAQDEPARSIRAFGLFSLVAIVVVAIYQFALVPGISHVEVLIAALAPTFLTYGFLIARPKTAPIGMALAANTATLLALQSTYSADFASFANTSVAFFLGVVIAEIVTRIARGVGAEWIAKRLMTSGWQTLAVAAERRGHGDRAQFAGLMLHRLGLLVQRIAFISESDRRDADSLVQLRIGLNIIDLRRARYGLAASTVRTIDDMLDDLAAAFRAHADEAMPAELLSCVDAAVTAVVKDPNERARDDALLGLVGIRRGLFPDAPAYRSQPEESFAA